In Ctenopharyngodon idella isolate HZGC_01 chromosome 2, HZGC01, whole genome shotgun sequence, the following are encoded in one genomic region:
- the prkag2b gene encoding 5'-AMP-activated protein kinase subunit gamma-2 isoform X6, with translation MLEKLELDDEAAEEPDSDIYMRFMKSHNCYDLIPTSSKLVVFDTTLQVKKAFFALVANGVRAAPLWETKKQSFVGMLTITDFIIILHRYYKSPLVQIYELEEHKIETWRELYLQETFKPLVNISPDASIFDAVYSLIKNKIHRLPVIDPVTGNALYILTHKRILKFLQLFVCEMPKPAFMRQTLEELGIGTYSNIAFIHPDTPIIKALGMFVERRVSALPVVDVTGKVVDIYSKFDVINLAAEKTYNNLDITVTQALLHRSQYFEGVMKCYRHETLETIVNRIVKAEVHRLVVVDDNSSIEGIISLSDILQALVLTPAGRCRMGSVTE, from the exons ATGCTGGAAAAACTTGAACTTGATGATGAAG CTGCTGAAGAGCCAGACAGTGATATTTACATGCGCTTTATGAAATCCCACAACTGCTATGACCTTATCCCCACCAGTTCCAAGCTAGTGGTTTTTGACACTACACTACAG GTAAAGAAAGCTTTCTTTGCCTTGGTTGCTAATGGAGTTCGAGCTGCCCCATTATGGGAAACGAAAAAGCAAAGTTTTGTGG GAATGTTAACCATCACAGACTTCATCATCATACTTCACAGATACTACAAATCACCACTG GTGCAAATATATGAACTGGAGGAGCATAAAATTGAGACTTGGAGAG AACTTTACTTGCAAGAAACGTTTAAACCCTTAGTCAACATATCTCCAGATGCAAG TATATTTGATGCTGTTTACTCACTCATCAAAAATAAGATCCATCGTTTGCCAGTGATTGATCCAGTCACAGGAAACGCCCTGTATATCCTCACTCACAAGAGAATCCTCAAGTTTCTGCAGCTCTTT GTGTGTGAGATGCCTAAACCAGCCTTCATGAGGCAGACTCTGGAGGAGCTGGGCATTGGCACGTACAGCAACATTGCTTTCATTCACCCAGATACACCCATTATTAAAGCACTGGGCATGTTTGTGGAAAGGAGAGTGTCTGCCCTGCCAGTGGTGGATGTCACAG GAAAGGTTGTGGACATTTACTCCAAATTTGATGTCATT AACCTGGCTGCTGAGAAGACATACAATAATCTGGACATCACCGTGACTCAGGCTCTGCTGCATCGCTCACAGTACTTCGAGGGGGTTATGAAGTGTTATCGGCACGAGACCCTGGAGACCATAGTGAACAGGATTGTCAAAGCTGAG GTGCACAGGCTGGTAGTGGTGGATGATAACTCCAGCATCGAGGGCATCATCTCCCTGTCTGACATCCTGCAGGCGCTGGTACTCACCCCCGCAG GTAGATGCAGAATGGGCAGTGTGACTGAATGA